Sequence from the Collinsella aerofaciens ATCC 25986 genome:
GTGAATGCCCGGCTGGATGCCACTGATGGCGAGCGTCTTGCCGACGGTGACGTGCTCGCTGTCGACCGCACGGGCACGGTGCCCGTAGCGGTTGTCGTACGCCTGCGCAGCGCCGAGGTCTATTTGGTCGAAGTCGACCGCATGGATCCGATTGTGCTCGCACATGCGTGCTGGGAGATCGGCAACATGCATGCGCCGCTCTTCCGGGGTGACTCGGACGAGCATACCGTGCGCATGTATACGCCGGTGCAACCGGTTTTGGGTCGTATGCTCCGGGGCATTGGGGGCGTTCGGCTCTCGGTGGTCGCACGCGAGCTCGATGCCAGTCGACGCTTTGCATCGAGCGCGGCGGATGTTGTTGTGAGCATGGCTTCAGACTTTACGATCGTAAAAAAGACGCGCGGCTAAGCGCGCGTATGCGCAAGACGGGCTTTGAGGGATTGCCATTCAAAGTCCGTCTTGCTGTTGATGAGAGGCTTTGGGGGAAGCATATGGGTCTTGAGGGAATCAAGCTGATCGCCTGCGATTTGGATGGCACGTTGCTGCATCCGGGGGAGCGCGAGCCGCGTCCCGAGGCCTTTGAGCTCATTAATGAGCTGCATCGTCGCGGTATTGTGTTTATGCCGGCGAGCGGCCGTCAATATGCGAGCTTGCGCTATCTGTTTGCCCCGGTGGCCGATGAGCTCGCCTATGTATGCGAAAACGGAGCCCTGGTGATGAGCGAGGGGCGCGCCGTTGTCAAACGTTCCATGGAACGTAGCCTTGCTATGGATATCGCGAATGCCGTGGTCGCCTACCCCCATGCCGACGTAACCCTTTCCTGCGAGGGGCACCTCTACACCATAAGCGGTAACGATGCATTCATCGACCATTTGCGTTACGAGGTCCACTGCGATGTGACGGTGGTCGACCGTCCCGAGGACATTGACGAGGATGTCATTAAGATTGCGTTTCAAACGCCCGAGACAGAGCAGCCGGCGGCGTTGGAGTATTTTGCGCGTCGCTTTAGCGACCGGGTCGATGTGATGACGTCGGGAACCGAATGGACCGACTTTATCGGCTTTGATTCGGGCAAAGGGTCCGCGCTTGCCGATTATGGTCGCGCACTGGGGATCTCACCTAACGAAATGATGGCGTTTGGCGATAACGAAAACGATCGCGACATGCTCAACGTGGTGGGCCATCCCTATCTGATGGAGAGCTGCAATCCCAGCATGCGCGGTGTCAATGACCGTGTCCGCTACGTGCGCACGGTCGAAGAAGAGCTGCGTCGTCTACTTGCTGAGTAGGCATGTCCCAAAATCTACCTACAGTTGGGGCAGAGACCCTCGAAGATGGTGTAGTGCGAGGTGACGTTCCAGCCGATTTGCTCGGACGCCTTGGCGTCGAGCTGGGCATCGAAGGGGAGCGGTACGTCGATGACGCGGCTGCACGAGGTGCAGATGATATGCGCATGCGGCTCGATCGTGCGATCGAAGCGGCTGCCGCCCGGCGTCTTGATGGAGAGGATCTCGCCGGCGTCGGCCAAGAGATTGAGATTGCGGTAGACCGTACCGCGGCTGATTTTGTCATCCTGCGCGCGCACGGCGTTGTAGATCTCATCGGCGGTGGGGTGGTTATAGCTTTGGCGCACGGCGTCAAGAACCAGCTTCCGCTGCTTGGTGTTTCTTCTTTGCACCGCCATGCGCCTCGCCTCTTTTCTATCAACGGTCGTAGGTAAATGATACCGTATTTAGCACACAATACTAATAACGAGGACTGAAACCGTCTTCATTGGTAAGTGGGGCTCGGGCCTGGGCGTCTACGAGGCGAAAGCGCGTTCCCATGCGCTCGTAGGAGGCATGAAGCGCCTCGAGATGAGATAGGATATTTGCCGGAGCTCCCTGTATCTCCATCTCGACTGAGCCGTCTTCCATGTTACGCACCCAGCCGGTGAGTGCGCGTGCCTGTGCGAGGTTGGTGTTGGTAAAGCGAAAACCAACGCCTTGGACTTGCCCCGTCCAGTGCAGGAAGTAGCGCAGGGGAGTGTCTTGAGTGGCCTCGTCGCTTGCGAGCACAGTAAGCCTGCGGCGCAGCTCGAGCTCGATGTTTGATGGTTTTTGAGGCTCTCGACTGCCGCCGGTGACGCTGGAGAAGAACGTATCGAAGAGGCCCATCGCTATGCCTGCTTGACTGAATCGGCGGGGAAGGTAATGCCGGCCTGCTGACGCACGGCATCCATGATGCGCAGCGAGACGAGCGTGACATCGCGGTAGTGGCCGAGCTCATGGCGTCCCGCCGGGGTCTCCCAAATCTCTTCCTTAACGTTATCGATGCCGCCGATGGCGGTGATAAAGTCTGTGAGTTCGTATTCCATGGTGTTGCTCGATTTGGGCAGGTCGAGCACGCGGCCGTTGTCGCCCTGTTCGCGCGGTGCCTCGGTCGCCGAGCCGCGTACGACATCGCCGCGATAGTCGATGCGGACGTTGCGGGGCGTGGACAGATGGTCGATCTGGATAGTGCCACGCTCGCCTTCGATCTGCGAGGGCAGCAGGTCATTCGTAATTTTGGAGTGCGCGAGCTCGACGGAGATGCGGCCACCGCCGTAGCTGGCGAGGATAGAACCGCAGCCGTCGATGGGGCCGTGCGTGAGCTGTCGCGTGGTGGGGTCGAGCAGAGTAGCCATGCTCGTAAGGCCGGAGGGCATGCCGAAAATCTCGACCATGGGCTCGACGGTGTAGACGCCAATGTCCATGAGGGAACCCGATGCCATATTGCAGTCGAAGATATTGGTGGAGCGTCCCGCGAGAATCTCGTTGTAGCGCGAGGAATACTTGCCAAAGCGCAATGAGGCACGACGAATGGGCGCAATCTCGCCCAGGGCGTCCTCGATGGCGTGGAAAGCGGGGTCATGGAGCGGGCGCATGGCCTCGAGGGCCACGACACCTGCTGCCTCGGCAGCGCGGAAGACTTCCAGCGCCTGCGCCTCGGTGGCGCAGAAGGGCTTCTCGACGATGACGTGCTTGCCACCGGCGATGCAGGCAAGGGCCTGCTCGTAGTGAAGTGCGTTGGGGCTGCCGATATAGACGGCGTCGACGTCGGCAGCGGACGCAAGCTCGTCAAGTGCGGTGAAGTTACGCTCGCCGCCGTGCTCGGCGGTAAAGGCGGCACCGCGATTGGCATCGCGTGAAAGCGTGCCCACAAACGCGGCTTGGTCGTTGGCATTGACGACCTGGATAAAGTCGTCGGTGATCATGGATGTGCCGATGGTCGCTATACGCAGCATACGTCCCCCTTGCGTTGTTTGGTCTACAGGATGAGTGTAGCGCGTGGGGATATAAAGCTGCGCGAAAACGCTATTACAGGTCGCTCTCGTTAAAGCCGGCGTCGATATCGAGGTTGGCTCCGTCGGCCGCCGTGGTGGCAAGCTCGTCGCAGCGCTCGTTGAGCTCATGGCCGGCGTGACCCTTAACCCAGATGAACTCCACCTTATGCTTGCTCTTTGCGGCAAGCAGACGCTCCCACAGGTCGCGGTTCTTGACAGGCTGCTTGTTGGCGGTCTTCCAGCCGCGTTTTTTCCATCCGTCAATCCAGTGCTTGTTGAAGGCGTTGACGACGTACTGCGAATCGGAATGGACTTCGACGTCGCAGGGGCGGTTGAGCGCCTCGAGTGCCACGATGACCGCCATGAGCTCCATGCGGTTGTTGGTGGTCTTGGCGTAGCCGCGCGAAAGCTCAGAGGTGAAGGTCTTGCCGGCGGGGTTGGTGTATTTGAGCACGGCGCCGTAGCCGCCACGTCCCGGATTTGATCGGGCCGAGCCGTCGGTATAGATGATGACCTTCACATGGTTCCTTTCGTTGGGTACGTTTCGCGTGAGTGACCATTGTAGCGCCATGCCCGCCGGGGGCTAGCAATCTACGATTTCTACCCCGTCTTCCGACAGTTGGTTGGCATGGATGATGCGGTTGAGCTCGTCGAGGTATTGCTGCAAGAGGGGAGAGGGTTTGCGGTCGTCATGCATGATGTAGCCCACATGCATCGTCGGGGCGTCTGCCAGGGGGATCGAGGCCATGCCCCACTGCATTTCGCTGGAGAGTACGCCGGTCGACAGCGCATAGCCGTTCGAGGTGATAAGCAGGTTGGTGAGCGTCCCGCGGTCGGATACGCGGATATTGCGGTTGCAGGGAATATAGCTAAACGGTTCCTCGGCGTAATAGAAGGAGTTCGAGGTGCCTTGCTCAAAGCTGTAGCGCGTATAGGGCGTGAGGTCGGCAAGGGACAGCTGCGAGCGGCGTGCGAGCGGGTGGCGTTTGCTGACGAACACGTGGACCTTCGCATCAAAGAGGGGATGAAAGCTCGCTCGGGCATCGGCGAAGGCCTTCTGCAGAACGCGGGCGTTAAAGTCATCCAGATACAGAATGCCGATATCGCTGCGAAACGCACGGACGTCGTCGATGATCTGCGCCGTGGTGGTCTCGCGCATGATGAACTCGAACTTGCTGTCGCGGCAGCGCTCGACGACGTTGACAAAGGCCTCGACCGAAAACGCGTAGTGCTGGGCCGAGACGGCAAGGCGCGCCTGGGGTGTGCCGCCGTCCTCGTAGCGTGCCTCGAGCATGTCGGCCTGCTCTACGACCTGGCGCGCATAGCCCAAAAGCTCGGTGCCGTCGTTGGTGAGCGTGACGCCGCGGCTGGAGCGCGTAAAGATCTCCAGATGGAGCTCCTGTTCCAGGCTTTTGACGGCGTTTGAGATGTTGGACTGAGCGGTATAGAGGCGCTGGGCTGCAGCGTTGATTGAGCCGGACTCTGCCACGGCAATCAGAAAACGAAGCTGCTGAAGGGTCATCGACGCCATCCTCTCGATTGCTATCTATAAAACAGATAACAGATTAGCGCTTTTAAGTGATTGACCGAGGGAAACAATGCTCGTACTATTCAAAACACACAAAGGCTGTAGGTAATTAAGCCGACCACGGAACCGGGATGCGAAAGGAGGCCCGCATATGAATTGCTTACCAAGACGAATGCCGGGCTCCTGTTTGCGCCCGTCGGCGTGATCAGGAGACAGCGACTTACTTCTCTTACTCTTATTACTTTTGTTCGATCAAGGAGATCATCATGAGCCAGTTTATCAACAACCCCGAGCACACCTTTGGTTTCGATACCCTGCAGCTGCACGTTGGCCAGGAGAGCGCCGATCCTGCATCCGACTCCCGTGCTGTGCCTATCTATCAAACCACGAGCTATGTGTTCCGCAACTCCCAGCACGCCGCCGACCGCTTTGGTCTTGCCGACGCCGGTAACATCTACGGCCGTCTGACCAACTCCACCCAGGGCGTCTTCGAGGACCGTATCGCCGCGCTCGAGGGTGGCGTGGCCGGTCTTGCCGTCGCCTCCGGTGCCGCTGCCATCACCTATACCCTGCAGGCACTTGCCCAGGCTGGTGACCACGTGGTCGCCCAGAAGACCATCTACGGCGGTTCCTACAACCTGCTGGAGCACACGCTTTCCCAGTTTGGTGTCGAGACCACCTTCGTCGATGCCCATAACCTGGACGAGGTCGAGGGCGCCATCAAGGACAACACCACGGTCATCTATCTCGAGACGCTCGGTAACCCCAACTCCGACATCCCCAACATCGACGCCATCTCCGAGATCGCCAAGAAGCATGGTCTGCCGGTTGTCGTCGACAACACCTTCGGCACCCCGTGTCTGTTCCGTCCGCTGGAGCATGGTGCCAACATCGTCGTCCACTCCGCAACCAAGTTTATCGGCGGCCACGGCACCTCGCTGGGCGGTGTGATCGTCGACGGCGGTAACTTCGATTGGAAGGCGAGTGGCAAGTACGCCCAGATCGCTGAGCCCAACCCCTCCTACCACGGTGTTTCGTTTGCCGAGGCTGCCGGTCCCGCCGCCTTTGCAACCTATGTCCGCGCTATCCTGCTGCGTGACGAGGGCGCCTGCATCAGCCCGTTCAACGCCTGGGTCCTGCTCCAGGGCACCGAGACTCTGTCGCTGCGCGTTGACCGTCATGTCGAGAACACCAAGAAGGTCGTTGAGTTCCTGACCGGTGACAGCCACGTTGCCAAGGTGAACCACCCGAGCCTGCCCGAGCATCCCGACCATGAGCTGTACCAGAAGTACTTCCCCAACGGCGGTGCCTCGATCTTTACCTTTGAGATTAAGGGTGGCCAGGAGGCAGCTTGGAAGTTCATCGATCATCTGCAGGTGTTCTCGCTGCTCGCCAACGTGGCCGACGTCAAGTCGCTCGTCGTGCACCCGGCTACCACCACGCACTCCCAGCTCTCTGCCGAGGAGCTCGCCGAGCAGAACATCACGCCCTCCACGATCCGTCTTTCCATCGGTACCGAGAACGCCGAGGACATCATTTGGGATCTGAAGCAGGCCTTTGCCGCACTGGACGAGTAAGGCGACTTGTGCAAGGACCCCTTGCGACTCGATAGGTATAACTGCATAAAATGCCTGCTCAAGGCGCCTGTGCGAACAATGGTCGCACAGGCGCCTTTTTTGCATAGAGAGGGTGCAAAAACAGGGTTTTTGGCACGCTTTATGCAATCGAGATGTGGAAAACTCCTGTTGAGAGGATGTGAGTTTTACGCAAATGACGTGCGCCTTTTGAGAAAAACCGCAGGTCGCGATTTGCTCGGGGTACTATGCAGCGCGATCGAATCACACGCAGCTCAAACGCAGCAAAAACGCACTACGGAGGTTTCCAGCTACATGAGGATTGATTCACGAAAACCGAAAGCCGCCGCCCTTTCCGCCGCTCTGACCGTGGCACTTTTGACGGGCGCCGGCGCAACTGATGCCCGCGCGGCAACACTATCCGATACGGTCGGATCCACGCCGTCCGAGGCGACGCTGATGCAGCCCGTCGACTATCGCGGCGACGGCTTTGGCTCCATGCAGGAGTGGAACGCCTCTATGGGGGCCAAGCGCGATTCCCTGGAGGTCCGCGCCCAGATCATCATGAACATGTACGGTGACTATGCCACCGATGACGAGCGCGCTGTACTGCAAGGTTGTATCGATGGTGCGGGCAGTCTTTTGACGATGGAAGAGGTCGACGCGAAGTCGGCCGAGCTCGACGAGCTTCGCTCCGCGCTCGAGGATGCTAAGCGCGAGGCGCTCGAGGCTGCGGCTGCCGAAGCCGAGGCCGCTGAGGCCGTTCAGGCTTCGTATTACAACGCCGGCTCCGGCTCGTCTTACGCGTCTGCTGCGTATTACGCGAACGGCTCGGGCCTGACGCGCTCGAGCGGCGTCAATAACTATAACGGTCGTCGTGAGACCTATTACAGCAGCAACGTGCTCTACCATCACCGCACGGGCGAGTGGACTCAGGATTCCGAGGGCTTTTGGCGCGATTCCGATGGTTACTACGTCGTGGCCGCGGGCGATAAGGCTCAGGGCTCCACGTTTACCGGTTCCAAGGGCGAGTGCAAGGTCTATGACTCCGGCTGCGCAGCCGGAACCACCGACTACTATACCGGTTGGTAATCTGCCATAAGCCAATAGGACATGACGGGCGGGCGTCTTTACCGAGCCTTTGGGCAACGTAAGGGCGTCCGTTTTTTTGTGCATGCTTGAGCTAACAGAGCGCTTACCGTGGCAGTACGCCGCGCATATGGGCGCGGGGCACACTAAGTCACGAGAAACAAAGTCTTTCTCGTGGAGGAAGTGGTTCCATGAACGCTCGAGATGTCGCTATTGCCGTCGTTGCCCTTTTGATCGGATGCCTTGGTCCGACGGCGGTGTTAACTGCCGGCTTGCAGTCCGCTACGGGCGCCGCTCCTGTGATTGTGGGCGCCTTGATTGCAGCGGCGTTGCTGGGAAGCGCCGGCGTGCTACTTTGCCGCGATGACGAGGACGAGGTTCCGGAATCGCAACGCTAACTGTTGTGAGATTGACAGCCGGTCATAGACGAAGATGAAAGCCGCCGCGGGGGAACGGTTCCCTTGCGGCGGCTTTGCTGTTAAGGCTGTTGAATGCGGTGCGTTGGCGCTACCAGCTTTTCTCGATATCGCGGATGCGCCGATAGAGCCAATCGTTTTGCGGCACTTGGATATCGTGCTTGGCTGCGAGGCGGCAGATGGTGCCCGCGAACTCCTCGACTTCGGTTTTGCGCCTTGCGATGCGGTCTTGAGCCATCGAGGGCATACCGGCGGGGTCGATTCCCTCGATGAGGTGCACCATTTGCGTCAGGTCTGCCTCGGTCAGCTCAATGCCCTCGGCGTTAGCGACCGCAAGCGTTTCGCGCATGGCGGAAACAAAGCAGCGACGCTGCTCGGAGCCCGGCTCCGTGGCGCTTCCGTAGGTCCCGCCGTAGGCCATGCAGGTCTGGTTGATGCCGTCGTTGAGCATGAGTTTGGCCCACATGCGGTGCGCAATGTCGCTCTCGACGGTATGGGCGACGCCGCAGCGCGTATAGAGCTCGTCGATGGTGGTAACGGTTGCGGGCTCGGTGCCCGCTGCCGCGCCAAAGCGAATTTCGCCCGCATTGGTAAAGGTGAGCTCTCCGTTGAGGAACACGGCGTCCATGCCTTGGCAGATGCCCAGGACGGTGTGCTCCCAGCCAAAGCGCTCGGCAATCTTCTGCTCGCTCGTAATGCCGTTGCACAGCGAGGCGATGAGCGTAT
This genomic interval carries:
- a CDS encoding urease accessory protein UreE, producing the protein MSVDLVATERLGNLNDPSYELLLRRELGGVFEVDELLLDWDQADARLFVGVTELGRTVNARLDATDGERLADGDVLAVDRTGTVPVAVVVRLRSAEVYLVEVDRMDPIVLAHACWEIGNMHAPLFRGDSDEHTVRMYTPVQPVLGRMLRGIGGVRLSVVARELDASRRFASSAADVVVSMASDFTIVKKTRG
- a CDS encoding HAD-IIB family hydrolase; this encodes MGLEGIKLIACDLDGTLLHPGEREPRPEAFELINELHRRGIVFMPASGRQYASLRYLFAPVADELAYVCENGALVMSEGRAVVKRSMERSLAMDIANAVVAYPHADVTLSCEGHLYTISGNDAFIDHLRYEVHCDVTVVDRPEDIDEDVIKIAFQTPETEQPAALEYFARRFSDRVDVMTSGTEWTDFIGFDSGKGSALADYGRALGISPNEMMAFGDNENDRDMLNVVGHPYLMESCNPSMRGVNDRVRYVRTVEEELRRLLAE
- a CDS encoding Fur family transcriptional regulator, yielding MAVQRRNTKQRKLVLDAVRQSYNHPTADEIYNAVRAQDDKISRGTVYRNLNLLADAGEILSIKTPGGSRFDRTIEPHAHIICTSCSRVIDVPLPFDAQLDAKASEQIGWNVTSHYTIFEGLCPNCR
- a CDS encoding acylphosphatase; the protein is MGLFDTFFSSVTGGSREPQKPSNIELELRRRLTVLASDEATQDTPLRYFLHWTGQVQGVGFRFTNTNLAQARALTGWVRNMEDGSVEMEIQGAPANILSHLEALHASYERMGTRFRLVDAQARAPLTNEDGFSPRY
- a CDS encoding Gfo/Idh/MocA family protein, encoding MLRIATIGTSMITDDFIQVVNANDQAAFVGTLSRDANRGAAFTAEHGGERNFTALDELASAADVDAVYIGSPNALHYEQALACIAGGKHVIVEKPFCATEAQALEVFRAAEAAGVVALEAMRPLHDPAFHAIEDALGEIAPIRRASLRFGKYSSRYNEILAGRSTNIFDCNMASGSLMDIGVYTVEPMVEIFGMPSGLTSMATLLDPTTRQLTHGPIDGCGSILASYGGGRISVELAHSKITNDLLPSQIEGERGTIQIDHLSTPRNVRIDYRGDVVRGSATEAPREQGDNGRVLDLPKSSNTMEYELTDFITAIGGIDNVKEEIWETPAGRHELGHYRDVTLVSLRIMDAVRQQAGITFPADSVKQA
- the rnhA gene encoding ribonuclease HI, with protein sequence MALQWSLTRNVPNERNHVKVIIYTDGSARSNPGRGGYGAVLKYTNPAGKTFTSELSRGYAKTTNNRMELMAVIVALEALNRPCDVEVHSDSQYVVNAFNKHWIDGWKKRGWKTANKQPVKNRDLWERLLAAKSKHKVEFIWVKGHAGHELNERCDELATTAADGANLDIDAGFNESDL
- a CDS encoding LysR family transcriptional regulator; translated protein: MTLQQLRFLIAVAESGSINAAAQRLYTAQSNISNAVKSLEQELHLEIFTRSSRGVTLTNDGTELLGYARQVVEQADMLEARYEDGGTPQARLAVSAQHYAFSVEAFVNVVERCRDSKFEFIMRETTTAQIIDDVRAFRSDIGILYLDDFNARVLQKAFADARASFHPLFDAKVHVFVSKRHPLARRSQLSLADLTPYTRYSFEQGTSNSFYYAEEPFSYIPCNRNIRVSDRGTLTNLLITSNGYALSTGVLSSEMQWGMASIPLADAPTMHVGYIMHDDRKPSPLLQQYLDELNRIIHANQLSEDGVEIVDC
- a CDS encoding O-acetylhomoserine aminocarboxypropyltransferase/cysteine synthase family protein, coding for MSQFINNPEHTFGFDTLQLHVGQESADPASDSRAVPIYQTTSYVFRNSQHAADRFGLADAGNIYGRLTNSTQGVFEDRIAALEGGVAGLAVASGAAAITYTLQALAQAGDHVVAQKTIYGGSYNLLEHTLSQFGVETTFVDAHNLDEVEGAIKDNTTVIYLETLGNPNSDIPNIDAISEIAKKHGLPVVVDNTFGTPCLFRPLEHGANIVVHSATKFIGGHGTSLGGVIVDGGNFDWKASGKYAQIAEPNPSYHGVSFAEAAGPAAFATYVRAILLRDEGACISPFNAWVLLQGTETLSLRVDRHVENTKKVVEFLTGDSHVAKVNHPSLPEHPDHELYQKYFPNGGASIFTFEIKGGQEAAWKFIDHLQVFSLLANVADVKSLVVHPATTTHSQLSAEELAEQNITPSTIRLSIGTENAEDIIWDLKQAFAALDE
- a CDS encoding ketopantoate reductase family protein; protein product: MQINKVAFIGKGGVGLLYGSMIAQALGDDAVEYVMDDARFERHADDALTVNGEPCALKSVRASEATPADLVILTVKTTGLDQALKTMEHIVGPNTLIASLCNGITSEQKIAERFGWEHTVLGICQGMDAVFLNGELTFTNAGEIRFGAAAGTEPATVTTIDELYTRCGVAHTVESDIAHRMWAKLMLNDGINQTCMAYGGTYGSATEPGSEQRRCFVSAMRETLAVANAEGIELTEADLTQMVHLIEGIDPAGMPSMAQDRIARRKTEVEEFAGTICRLAAKHDIQVPQNDWLYRRIRDIEKSW